The region CCGGCACCGAGTCCTCGGCACCCTTGTCCAGGGACGGCCTGGTGTCCGCGACCGGGACCTCCTCGACCTGCTGCTCGACCTGGACCTCCAGGTTGAACAGGTAGCCGACGGACTCCTCCTTGATGCCCTCCATCATGGCGGTGAACATGTCGAAGCCCTCGCGCTGGTACTCGACCAGCGGGTCCTTCTGCGCCATGGCGCGCAGGCCGATGCCCTCCTGGAGGTAGTCCATCTCGTAGAGGTGCTCGCGCCACTTGCGGTCGAGGACCGACAGCACGACCCGGCGCTCCAGCTCACGCATGATCTCGGAGCCGAGCTGCTCCTCACGCGACGCGTACTGGTCGTGGATGTCGTCCTTGATCGACTCGGAGATGAACTCGGGGGTCAGCCCGGCCCGGTCGCCGGCCGCCTCCTCCAGTTCGTCGACGGTGACCTTCACCGGGTAGAGCTGCTTGAAGGCGCCCCACAGCCGGTCCACGTCCCATTCCTCGGCGAAGCCTTCGGCGGTCTCCGCGGCGATGTACGCGTCGATGGTGTCGTCCATGAAGTGCTGGACCTGCTCGTGCAGGTCCTCGCCCTCCAGGACGCGGCGGCGCTCGCCGTAGATGACCTCGCGCTGCCGGTTGAGGACCTCGTCGTACTTGAGGACGTTCTTGCGGGTCTCGAAGTTCTGCGTCTCGACCTGCGACTGGGCGGAGGCGATGGCACGGGTGACCATCTTGTTCTCGATCGGCACGTCGTCCGGAACGTTCGCCATCGACATGACGCGCTCGACCATCTGGGCCTTGAAGAGCCGCATCAGATCGTCACCGAGGGAGAGGTAGAACCGCGACTCACCGGGGTCGCCCTGGCGTCCGGAACGACCGCGCAGCTGGTTGTCGATACGCCGGGACTCGTGCCGCTCGGTACCGAGGACGTAGAGCCCGCCGAGGTCCTTGACCTCTTCGAACTCGGCCTTCACAGCCTTCTCGGCCCGCTCCAGGGCGGCCGGCAGGGCCGCGGCCCACTCCTCGATGTGCTCCTCCGGGTCGAGGCCGCGCTGCCGCAGCTCCGCCTCGGCGAGGTCGTCGGGGTTGCCGCCGAGCTTGATGTCCGTACCACGACCGGCCATGTTCGTGGCGACCGTGACGGCACCCTTGCGGCCGGCCTGGGCGACGATGGTCGCCTCCCGGTCGTGCTGCTTGGCGTTCAGCACCTCGTGCTGGATTCCGCGCTTCGAGAGCTGCTGCGACAGGTACTCGGACTTCTCCACCGAGGTCGTGCCGACGAGGATCGGCTGACCCTTCTCGTGCTTCTCGGCGATGTCGTCGACGACCGCCTCGAACTTCGCGACCTCGGTGCGGTAGATCAGGTCGGACTGGTCCTTGCGGACCATGTCGCGGTTGGTCGGGATCGGGACGACACCGAGCTTGTAGATCTGGTGGAACTCGGCGGCCTCCGTCATGGCCGTACCGGTCATACCGGAGAGCTTGTCGTAGAGGCGGAAGAAGTTCTGAAGGGTGATGGTCGCCAGGGTCTGGTTCTCGTCCTTGATGTCCACCCCTTCCTTCGCCTCGATCGCCTGGTGCATACCCTCGTTGTAGCGGCGGCCGGCGAGGATACGGCCGGTGTGCTCATCGACGATCATGACTTCGCCGTCGATGACGACGTAGTCCTTGTCGTTCTTGAAGAGCTCCTTGGCCTTGATGGCGTTGTTCAGGTAGCCCACCAGCGGCGTGTTCACCGACTCGTACAGGTTGTCGATGCCGAGCCAGTCCTCGACCTTGGCGACACCCGACTCGTGGATGGCGACGGTGCGCTTCTTCTCGTCGACGTCGTAGTCGCCGGTCTCCTCGATGCCCTTGAGGGGGTTGCCCGTCTCACCGCGCTTGAGGCGCGTGACCAGCTTGGCGAAGTCGCCGTACCACTTGGTGGCCTGGTCGGCCGGGCCGGAGATGATCAGCGGCGTACGGGCCTCGTCGATGAGGATCGAGTCGACCTCGTCGACCACCGCGAAGTTGTGGCCGCGCTGGACGAGTTCGTCCTGGGACCACGCCATGTTGTCGCGCAGGTAGTCGAAGCCGAACTCGTTGTTCGTGCCGTACGTGATGTCGCAGGCGTACTGCTCGCGGCGCTGGGCCGGCGTCATGTTGGCCAGGATGCAGCCAACAGTCAGGCCCAGGAACTTGTGGACGCGGCCCATCATTTCGGAGTCGCGCTCGGCCAGGTAGTCGTTGACCGTGATGAGGTGAACGCCGTCTCCGGAGAGGGCGTTCAGATACGTGGGCAGCGTGCCGACCAGGGTCTTGCCCTCACCGGTCTTCATCTCGGCGACATAACCGAGGTGCAATGCGGCGCCGCCCATGATCTGGACGTCGTAGTGCCGCTGGCCGAGGGCGCGCTTGGCCGCCTCACGCACGGTGGCGAAGGCCTCGGGCAACAGGTCGTCCAGACTCTCACCGTCGGCGTACCGCTGCTTGTACTCATCGGTAAGGGCCCGCAGCTCGGCGTCGGAGAGGTCGACGAAGTCCTCTTCGATGGAGTTGACCTGGTCCGCGATGCGGTGCAGCTTGCGCAGGATTTTGCCTTCGCCTGCACGCATGATCTTCGAGAGGACGGACACGGGGGTTGGTCTCCTTGCCGGTCGGGCCGGGACGGTCGGTTTCCATTGTCTTAACTGAGCAACGGCCATCGTATGCGAGGACCCCGCCAAGCCGGGAGGTCTGCCGACGGGACAGCCATAAGGAGAACGGCCGGGAGTCACGGATGGTGCCGCGCCCCACCCACGAATTGCACGAATTGTGATCACGAACTCACGCACAGCAAAAGGGATGGCGCCCTCATCCCGCCCCGAGCAGAATCGGCCGATGGACCCCGTCACTCTCGCCACCGACCGTCTGCTCCTGCGCACGGTCGGCCCCCACGACACGGACGCCGTGTACGCCGCGGTGCAGGACCCCGACATCCAGCGCTGGACGACGATCCCGTCGCCCTACCTCCCCGAACACGCCCATGGCTTCACCTCCCAGCTGGTGCCCGACGGTTGGGCGGACGGCTCGATGTTCACGTTCGGCGTCTTCCTCCCCGAAGGGGAGGAACTGGTGGGCATGCTCGCCCTGACCATGCGCTCCCTGGGAGTGGCCGAGGTCGGCTTCTGGGCCGACAAGGCCCACCGGGGAAACGGCTACATCACCGAGGCCACGATCACCGCCTCCCGCTGGGCCTTCACCCACATGTCGGTGGACCGCGTGGAGTGGCGGGCGGAAGTAGGCAACACGGCGTCCCGGACAGCGGCGGAACGGGCCGGCTTCACCATGGAGGGCACCCTGCGCTCAGCGATCAACAACAAGGGAGTACGCCGAGACTGCTGGGTCGCTTCCCTACTCCCCTCAGACCTGGGCCTCCCTTCCTCGGCCCCATACCTCCCACTCCCCACCACCTGAGGACGAGACCCGCAACTCCAACCTGTCCGACGCCTGAGGACGAAGCCCGCATCTCCAGCCCGTCCGACGTACAAGGACGAGGCCCGCAACTCCAACCCGTCCGACGTACAAGGACGAGGCCCGCACCTCCAGCCCGTCCGGCGTTTGAGGACAAGGCCCGTTCAGGGCCGGCAGGGGGGTCTGGGGGCGCAGCCCCCAGGAACGGGATGGGACGGGTAGGGGCGGCGGGGGCGAACTCCCCACACCCCAACCCCCAGCTCACCCCCACTGTCAGTCCCACCCCCTATCGTGCGGAGACATGACGAGCAGCCCACCGCACCCCACCCCCCACACCAACCTCTCCGCCGACGAAGCCCGCCGCATCGCCCTACGCGCACAGGGCTTCCTGGGCACCCCCAACCGCAAGGCCGGCACTCGCGGCCTCCTCCGCCACCTGGGCGCGGTCCAGCTCGACACGATCTCCGTACTCGCCCGCTCCCACGAACTCATCCCGTACGCCCGCCTGGGCGCCATACCGCGCAAGAAAATCGAAGACGCCTACTGGAACCCGGCCCAGCCGAACCCCCATGCCTTCGAGTACTGGTCCCACGCCGCCTGCATCCTCCCCGTGGAGGAGTGGCCCCACTTCGCCTTCCGCCGCCGCGCCTACCGCTCCCGCCCCCAGTGGAACCACGACCTCCCGCCCGGCGTCTACGACCAGGTCATCGAACAGCTCCGCACGCAAGGCCCGCTCACAGCAACGGAGTTGGGCGGCGCTAAGCGCACCAGCGAATGGTGGGACTGGTCCGGCACCAAGGTCGCCGTCGAACGCGCCCTGATGTACGGCGAGGTGGTGTGCGTGGAGCGCCGAGGCTGGAAGCGGGTGTACGACCTGGCCGAGCGCGCCATCCCCGCCACACTGCTGCACGACGAGCTGAACGACGCCGAATGCCTGCGCCGCCTCGTCGGCCTCGCGGGCCAGTCCCTCGGCGTCGGGACCCGCGCGGACATCGCCGACTACCACCGCCTCAAGGCGGAGCAGGTCGACGCGGTGATCGCGGACTCGGGCCTGGTCCCCGTCACGGTCGAAGGCTGGGGCAAACCGGCCTGGGCCGACCCGGCAGCCCTGGAGACACCTGTACGAGGCCGCCACCGCACGACTCTGCTCTCCCCGTTCGACTCCCTGATTTGGGAACGGGCACGCACGGAACGGATCTTCGGTTTCACCCACCGCCTGGAGGCCTACGTCCCCAAGCCGAAGCGCGTGCACGGCTACTTCGCGATGCCGGTCCTCGCCGGCGGCCACCTCGTCGGCCGAGTGGACCCTGCCCGCGAGGGCAACACCCTGGTGGCCAGGCAGGTCACCCTGAACGGCCCGAAGGCGGTCCCGGCGGTGGTTCAGGCCCTGCTGGAGGCGGCGAGCTGGGTGAACTGCACGAACGTACGAGTGGAACGGGTGGACGCCCCGGACCTACGCGCCCCCCTCACCAGGGAACTGACCCAGGCCCTCGCATAACCGGTGACCGGTCGCTCTACCGGATCTCGAGGATCTTCTCCCGCATCGCGTAAACCACCGCCTCCATCCTGGAGTGCAGCTGCAGCTTCTCCAGGATGTTGCGCACATGGTTCTTCACGGTGTTCTCGGAGATGAACAACTCCTTGGCGATGTCACGGTTGTTCATGCCGGTGGCGACGAGCTTGAGCACTTCCAGTTCGCGCTCCGTGAGCCGGGGCGCCGGCACCAGTCGCCGCTCGTCCGTCCGCTGGATCATCGACTTGAATTCGGTGAGGAGTTTTGACGCCATCGAGGGGCTGATCTGCGACTGCCCGTCGGCCACCGCACGAATGGCCGTGGCCACCTCGTCCGTGGAGATCTCCTTGAGGAGATAGCCGGTCGCACCCGCCTTGATCGCCTCGTAGAGATCTGCTTCCTCATCGCTGATCGTCAACATGATGATCTTGGCGCTGGGCACGACCTCCTTGATGGAGGTGCACGCCTCGATCCCGCCGCGCTTCGGCATCCGTACGTCCATCAGGACGATGTCCGGCAACAGGTCGGCCGCCTTGTCGACAGCCTCCGCCCCGTCCCCGGCCTCGCCGACGACCTGGATGTCCTCCTCGGCCGCGAGCACGATCTCCAGTCCACGGCGGAAGAGCGCGTGGTCGTCCACGACAAGAACCCTGATCGGCTCCTTGCGCGAGGTGCCCGCGTCCGGGCCCATGCCGGTGACGCCGTCGTCGGCATCCTCGACCCGCATCGGTCCGAAGCTGTCCGCCATCGTTCCTCCCCCTGAAGGCTGTGGCCCGTGGTTCTGTGCCATCGCCAACCCAAGGCAACGGCCCACCGGTTGGACCGTTGCGGCCATGATTCCATGCCCGGGCGACAGTGCAGTGACAGAGCGGGCCCCGAAGGGGTCGTACACGGGTGCCCCTGGGGGCGCACACGCGCTCCAGGGGCACCCGCTCGGCTGTCACCGGGGGCGGTCAACCGCCCAGCGTGCCACCCGCCGCCGGGGAGTGCGTCTCCTGGTGGGCGACCATCGGGTCCGTGTTGAGGTGGATCACGCCGTAGTCGTAGGCGTGCCGCCGGTAGACGACGCTCGGTTCCTTGGTCTCGGAGTCGACGAACAGGTAGAAGTCGTGCCCGACCAGTTCCATCTCGTAGAGAGCCTGGTCGAGCGTCATCGGCGAGGCGACGTGGGTCTTCTCGCGGACGATGAGGGGGCCTTCGCCCTTCACTTCCAGCGAGCCGATCCTCTTGACGGGCACGCCGTCCGCGTCTTCCTCGTGGACGGGGTGACCGTTGCCGTTCAGCGTTGCCGCGTCCGGGACGTGGTCGGCGACCTCGGCGGCTGTCAGCCGGCCGGCGCCTCGGCGGGTGTAACGCTTGTCGTGCTGCTTGCGCAGCCGGGCCTCGAGCTTGTCCGCAGCGAGGTCGAGTGCCGCGTACGGGTCGCTTGCCGCTGCTTCCGCCCGGATCACCGGACCGCGGGAGTGGAGCGTGATCTCCACTCGGTCGGAGCGGTCGGCCTGCCGGGGGTTGGGCTCCTTGGACACCTCTACGTCGAGGCTGATCACCTTGCCGTCGAGCTTCTGGATTCTGTCCAGCTTCAACTTCTCGGCGACGTGCTTCCGGAACCGCTCGGGCACCTCGGTCTTGCGTCCCTTGACGACGATGTCCACGCAGAACTCCGTTCCCGGATCGCTCCGCTTCAGTGGCGAAGCGTCTCCCTTTCGCACCAGGCTCCGGTGTGCTCCGGAACCTCGGACTCGGTGACTTCCACCTCCTCCTCCCCCATGGGCAAGATCCCCAC is a window of Streptomyces sp. B21-083 DNA encoding:
- a CDS encoding GNAT family N-acetyltransferase; amino-acid sequence: MDPVTLATDRLLLRTVGPHDTDAVYAAVQDPDIQRWTTIPSPYLPEHAHGFTSQLVPDGWADGSMFTFGVFLPEGEELVGMLALTMRSLGVAEVGFWADKAHRGNGYITEATITASRWAFTHMSVDRVEWRAEVGNTASRTAAERAGFTMEGTLRSAINNKGVRRDCWVASLLPSDLGLPSSAPYLPLPTT
- the hpf gene encoding ribosome hibernation-promoting factor, HPF/YfiA family, producing MDIVVKGRKTEVPERFRKHVAEKLKLDRIQKLDGKVISLDVEVSKEPNPRQADRSDRVEITLHSRGPVIRAEAAASDPYAALDLAADKLEARLRKQHDKRYTRRGAGRLTAAEVADHVPDAATLNGNGHPVHEEDADGVPVKRIGSLEVKGEGPLIVREKTHVASPMTLDQALYEMELVGHDFYLFVDSETKEPSVVYRRHAYDYGVIHLNTDPMVAHQETHSPAAGGTLGG
- the secA gene encoding preprotein translocase subunit SecA, with product MSVLSKIMRAGEGKILRKLHRIADQVNSIEEDFVDLSDAELRALTDEYKQRYADGESLDDLLPEAFATVREAAKRALGQRHYDVQIMGGAALHLGYVAEMKTGEGKTLVGTLPTYLNALSGDGVHLITVNDYLAERDSEMMGRVHKFLGLTVGCILANMTPAQRREQYACDITYGTNNEFGFDYLRDNMAWSQDELVQRGHNFAVVDEVDSILIDEARTPLIISGPADQATKWYGDFAKLVTRLKRGETGNPLKGIEETGDYDVDEKKRTVAIHESGVAKVEDWLGIDNLYESVNTPLVGYLNNAIKAKELFKNDKDYVVIDGEVMIVDEHTGRILAGRRYNEGMHQAIEAKEGVDIKDENQTLATITLQNFFRLYDKLSGMTGTAMTEAAEFHQIYKLGVVPIPTNRDMVRKDQSDLIYRTEVAKFEAVVDDIAEKHEKGQPILVGTTSVEKSEYLSQQLSKRGIQHEVLNAKQHDREATIVAQAGRKGAVTVATNMAGRGTDIKLGGNPDDLAEAELRQRGLDPEEHIEEWAAALPAALERAEKAVKAEFEEVKDLGGLYVLGTERHESRRIDNQLRGRSGRQGDPGESRFYLSLGDDLMRLFKAQMVERVMSMANVPDDVPIENKMVTRAIASAQSQVETQNFETRKNVLKYDEVLNRQREVIYGERRRVLEGEDLHEQVQHFMDDTIDAYIAAETAEGFAEEWDVDRLWGAFKQLYPVKVTVDELEEAAGDRAGLTPEFISESIKDDIHDQYASREEQLGSEIMRELERRVVLSVLDRKWREHLYEMDYLQEGIGLRAMAQKDPLVEYQREGFDMFTAMMEGIKEESVGYLFNLEVQVEQQVEEVPVADTRPSLDKGAEDSVPAQASAGSRPEIRAKGLDAPQRPDRLHFSAPTVDGEGGIVEGDLIGDDDEVRSEADGLTRAERRKQRSGRRRKK
- a CDS encoding response regulator transcription factor — protein: MADSFGPMRVEDADDGVTGMGPDAGTSRKEPIRVLVVDDHALFRRGLEIVLAAEEDIQVVGEAGDGAEAVDKAADLLPDIVLMDVRMPKRGGIEACTSIKEVVPSAKIIMLTISDEEADLYEAIKAGATGYLLKEISTDEVATAIRAVADGQSQISPSMASKLLTEFKSMIQRTDERRLVPAPRLTERELEVLKLVATGMNNRDIAKELFISENTVKNHVRNILEKLQLHSRMEAVVYAMREKILEIR
- a CDS encoding winged helix-turn-helix domain-containing protein gives rise to the protein MTSSPPHPTPHTNLSADEARRIALRAQGFLGTPNRKAGTRGLLRHLGAVQLDTISVLARSHELIPYARLGAIPRKKIEDAYWNPAQPNPHAFEYWSHAACILPVEEWPHFAFRRRAYRSRPQWNHDLPPGVYDQVIEQLRTQGPLTATELGGAKRTSEWWDWSGTKVAVERALMYGEVVCVERRGWKRVYDLAERAIPATLLHDELNDAECLRRLVGLAGQSLGVGTRADIADYHRLKAEQVDAVIADSGLVPVTVEGWGKPAWADPAALETPVRGRHRTTLLSPFDSLIWERARTERIFGFTHRLEAYVPKPKRVHGYFAMPVLAGGHLVGRVDPAREGNTLVARQVTLNGPKAVPAVVQALLEAASWVNCTNVRVERVDAPDLRAPLTRELTQALA